A DNA window from Ictalurus punctatus breed USDA103 chromosome 11, Coco_2.0, whole genome shotgun sequence contains the following coding sequences:
- the avpr2b.1 gene encoding vasopressin V2 receptor, translating to MSFLSSNLSNASLTPHALDDQPRDERLARLEIALLSVIFLCASALNLGLLLVLLRRRGSMSRMRVFVLHLCLADLTVAFFQVCPQLLWDITDRFVGPDLVCRLVKYLQVVGMFASTYMIVVMTVDRYQAVCNPMGTLQRRRARWNLPVCIAWTVALVGALPQIFVFSRVQVAPGVFDCWAQFVHPWGLKAYVTWTTLVIFALPILAVIVCQVCICRAVQVSLHTETHREGCANATSVVGLSKARIKTVKMTVVIVLVYVVCWAPFFTVQLWSVWDDDAPTESATFTILMLLASLNSCANPCIYFVFSGPVTKRLLALMCMGHSESKGPVPEDATVVSSVYLSLKSLS from the exons ATGTCGTTCTTGAGCTCAAACCTCAGCAACGCGAGCCTGACGCCGCATGCACTGGACGATCAGCCGCGAGATGAGAGATTAGCTCGGCTCGAGATCGCGCTGCTGAGTGTGATCTTCCTGTGCGCCTCGGCTCTGAATCTCGGGCTCTTGCTCGTGTTACTGAGGAGACGCGGATCCATGTCTCGCATGCGCGTGTTCGTTTTGCACCTATGCCTGGCGGATCTCACTGTGGCCTTCTTCCAGGTGTGTCCGCAGCTCCTGTGGGACATCACGGACCGGTTCGTAGGTCCAGACTTGGTGTGCCGTTTGGTCAAGTATCTCCAAGTGGTCGGCATGTTCGCCTCTACTTACATGATAGTGGTGATGACAGTAGATCGCTACCAAGCCGTGTGCAACCCCATGGGCACGCTGCAGAGGAGGAGAGCGCGCTGGAACTTGCCGGTGTGCATCGCTTGGACAGTGGCGCTCGTGGGCGCCTTGCCGCAGATTTTCGTTTTCTCCCGCGTCCAGGTGGCTCCGGGAGTCTTCGACTGCTGGGCACAGTTCGTGCATCCGTGGGGACTTAAAGCCTACGTGACCTGGACAACTTTGGTCATATTTGCACTGCCTATCTTGGCGGTGATCGTGTGCCAGGTATGCATTTGCCGCGCCGTGCAAGTCAGCCTGCACACCGAGACGCACCGAGAGGGCTGCGCCAATGCCACCAGCGTGGTCGGGCTCTCCAAGGCGCGCATAAAGACCGTCAAGATGACCGTCGTGATCGTCCTCGTTTACGTGGTTTGCTGGGCGCCTTTCTTCACCGTGCAGCTGTGGTCAGTGTGGGACGACGACGCTCCGACTGAAT CTGCAACTTTCACCATCCTTATGCTCCTTGCAAGTCTGAACAGCTGTGCCAACCCTTGCATCTACTTTGTCTTCAGTGGCCCAGTGACCAAGCGACTGTTGGCATTGATGTGTATGGGCCACAGCGAAAGTAAGGGGCCTGTGCCTGAGGATGCCACGGTGGTCAGTTCTGTCTACCTGAGCTTAAAGAGTCTCTCTTAG